The DNA region TAATAAAAATTAATATATGCCTTTCGACACTCGTAATTTATCTGCTTTTCTACAATCGAGCATCAAACTTTCATTATCCTAACAACGTTAAAATGGACACAGCAAAGCCTAGTACATTCGAATGGATTGTCCACCCAAAACTTCAACCCAAAATGATATACAACATTTGAGATAATTTACTGCTGGAAGCATATGAACGGAATGTTACAATCTACAGAATTAAAATCAAAAAGATAATGAGCCAAATGAAACCAGAGAACAATCATGGTCTAAAACGCGTATTTCGAGCTACAGGGTTTTCAATATTAGGTCTAAAGTCAGCATGGAAAAACGAAGCGGCATTTAGACAAGAAACAGTGCTTGCTTGCCTAATGCTACCCGTTGCACTGCTACTCAACATCAGCAGTACTGAACGTATTTTACTTATTATGGCCGTGTTAATTGTATTGATTGTTGAATTATTGAACTCAGCTATTGAAGCGGTAGTTGATCGGGTTGGTGATGAGATCCACCCACTCAGTGGACAGGCAAAAGATATTGCGTCAGCAGCAGTCTTTATCAGTTTAGTATTGTGCGCGTTCACATGGGGTATCATCATTTGGCCATTACTGTCTTAATCGACACCCAAAATAACTAATCGGTGCTTTCATTGAGCGTCAAAATTGAAATAGCTTTTTCAATATATGCCAGTCGTTCATTTTCGGCCCAATAAGCAGCATACACATGTCGGCGAATACATTTAGCATCATTCACATAAAATAATGTGCGATTATCTAACAAGGGTTGAATAAGTGCCTCAGGTAAAAATGCACAACCACCATTATTGAGGATAAAATCCAAGGCCATACGGGCAGAGCTGGTATGTAATACCGGTATCGGTAACATCGTAAAATCTTGAGCGTGGGTAATATTAAAGGCTGTCCCCCAATCCACTTTAACATAAGGCAAATTAGGTGTTTGAGTTAGATTAACGTTCTGTTGTTTAGACACTAAGTATAGTTTGACTTGAGCAAGCTTAACCAATGTCACTTCGTCCAATTTAGGGGGATCAAAAGTGATTGCGATATCTAAAGTGCGTGCTATTAGTTGGCGGTTCATTACCAATGTAGACAAAACATCAGTTCTTAAAGCAACACCTTCTAAGCACAAATGTAATGGCTGTAAAAAGCCTTGAAAATACGAATCCCAAATATTATTACCAGTAGATAATGTCAATTGAGCGTTGTGCTGTTGGTTTAAAGTAATATCCTGTTTTGCCCTTTCCCAAGCATTAAGAACCGCTTCAGCGTGACCAAGCATTCTTTCACCTGCAGGTGTTGGTTGAATATTGTTACGTAAGCGCTCAAAAAGTTCTATACCCAAAATATTTTCTAATTGTTTTATCCTAAAACTAACAGCGCTTCGAGTGAGATAAAGGTTTTCTGCCGCTTTACCAAAGTGCCTAGTTCGAGATACTTCTAAGAAGGTTTTTAATAAATCTGTATCCATAAAAATTCTTTACCAATAAGGACAAAATATTTTGATTTAAAAAATGATAATACTAGCCAATACTCCAGTTGCAAATCTTTATATCTCATAATCTGGAAGGTATTAGCCATGTCTCAGCAATCATTTATCAATGCGAAACAAGCTATTGGAGCTCATACCAATGGGACCAATGACAGCTTTCACTCTTCTAAACGCTTCTATGATGACGTTAATTTCCCTAAAGGATTTAAACGTTGTGGTGACTTTACCAGTAAAGAAGCGGATTTGCTTGAACAACACGGTCAAGCAATGAAAAATTTGGCTGAAGGTAGTCAAATTCCATGTAACGTTGATGAAGATCAATTTGTACAAGTTTCCCAAGGTAAATTGCCCGCCTCAACCGCAATGGAATTATTGTGGATTAAATATTGTCGCTTAGCAAAAGGCAAACCCTTTTATGCTGTTGTAGGCACGATTCATACTCCCTCTAGCGCTAAAGTCGAAATAGAATTTGACGATATTGAAAGTGATGCATCTGACACCGATGAAGCTGAATAGATTCAATATTTAAGCAACCAAAGCAATCGCTTACAATGCATAACAATTAGTTCACAACTACCTAAAAGTAGAGTCTATTATTTACTCTACTTTTAGGTGCATTTGGCCAAAATATCATTCTATATTTTCTCTATTTATTCACAACTCACTGTCACATCACACTTTGACACTAAAATGGGTACTTTTACGTGTTTGAGCTCAAACTACCAATGAAAACTTGATTTAGCACAACAACTCGCTACAAAAACTTCACATTTAATGACAAAGTGCTAGTATGTATATCGAACTGTTTGTCCTATTTATCCTGGTCTATTGTTTATGTTGATGCATTTAACATCCCTTTTTGGATATCATCGTTACATAAATTAGGTATCAGATACGACAACAGCATCATATGAAGACGCATATCTTGTGACACTAGTAAAAAAGAATAAATGCGGAGTTTCAATGATTAAACCTTTTTTTTGTATTGCCATAATGTTATTTGGTACTCAGACGGCGATTTCAGCTCAGAGCCAGAGTGACCATTCATCAACAACAGATAAATACACCATAGACATAGGTGTGTTTTATGCTAACTCCGATTCAAATATGGCTGTCACAAATCCTAAAAATGGTGGTATTTTTCTAATAGATTTTGAAGATGAATTTTTACTCGCTGAAGAACAATACCTACCCTACTTTGAATTTACCTACGAATTTAATCAACGACATAAACTTTTCATCGATTGGAAATCCTTAGATCGCGAAGCTAATAACAACTCAATAAGTCAGGACTTTATCCTTGAAGATATTGACGGTCAGGACTATTTGATTGAAACAGGAGCAGCCCTCAATACCGAATTCAACATTGATATATTACGTATCGGCTACGGTTATGATATTTGGCAAGGATCAAATTATGCAGTAGGAGTTTCCGTGGGTTTACACACTATGTTTGTCGAAATTGAATTTCAGGGAAATATAGGCACATGTGCGCTAGATTCAAGCTTAACAAGTCAATGTAGTAATGTGGTCGCTACACCAAACGTCGTTGATTACAGCGTTACTGCACCATTACCAAATTTAGGCGTTTATGGTTCTTACGAGTTTTATCCAGATTTAACATTTTCTGCACATGCACAATATTTTACCATTAAATATGACGATGTTGACGGGTCGTTAATCGATGTCCGTTTAGGTGTTGAAGCAAAAATTTGTGACAACTGGTCACTGAAACTAGCCTACAATTATTATGATGTTGATATCTCAATAGAAAAACAACGTAGAATAAATGATAATAATATAAAAACTTTTGATCACAATATTAACTACAGTTTTACAGGCCCCATGTTTGCTATTTCTTATGCATTTTAGCCTTCGTTTATTCAATAAAAAGCATCTTATGATGCTTTTTTTGTGATTGGCAAAATGATAATGTCCTATTATTTATTTTACTATACTAAATTCATCTTAATGTCTTTTCATTGTCCTGCTCACGAGGCACTTAATGTCTAACACCTTATTGCAAACCGCTGCTGCTAATTTAAAAAAAGCGGTGCCGTTAATGTTAAAATACAAAATCCCCACTACACCAACAAATTATGCACTTTGGTATGCTTATGTCGGTGAGCAAAATCCATTACTTAACCAAGAATTGGATACCGCAGTCAAACAGAATCAAACTTATTCACCCGTGACCAGTGAATTATTATACCGAAAGCATGTGGCAGATCCGGTTGAGCTTAATGTGCGTGATATGCGCAAAAACCTTGATGCTATGGTATGCGAATTATCTCAATCACTTAAAGATACTAATTTAGACACCGAAACCTTTCAAACTCAAATAGAGAAAGATTTTAAAAAATTAAATGACCTTGAAAACCAAGGCTTCTCACTCGAACAAGTCATCGGTGTTATTAGAAGTATTGTTAAAGAATCATCTAACATTCGTTCCAGTACCGAGAGTTTTACTGAACAGTTACAAAAAGCCCAATCCGAAATTAATATTCTCAAAACTCGCTTAGCAGAGTCCGAAAAAGACATGTTATTTGATGCATTAACTAATGTATTAAATCGCCGCGCATTTGACCACGACATTGAAGCACAAGTCAGTTTATCTCCTGCTGGAACATGTTTGATTATCATTGATATCGACCACTTTAAAGTATTCAACGATACCTTTGGTCATCAACTTGGTGACTTAGTCTTGAAAACAGTCGCAAAACGGATTCAAGAAGCTTGCCGCGACGGGATTAAACTGTATCGTTTTGGTGGTGAAGAGTTCGCCATTATTGTACCAAGTAGCCAGTTTAGAGTAGCCAGACAGCTAGCAGAAGGGATTCGAAGAGCACTAGAGAAACTCAGTGTTAAAGATAGGCGTAGTGACAAAGTCATCGACTCAATTA from Shewanella polaris includes:
- a CDS encoding DUF413 domain-containing protein, yielding MSQQSFINAKQAIGAHTNGTNDSFHSSKRFYDDVNFPKGFKRCGDFTSKEADLLEQHGQAMKNLAEGSQIPCNVDEDQFVQVSQGKLPASTAMELLWIKYCRLAKGKPFYAVVGTIHTPSSAKVEIEFDDIESDASDTDEAE
- a CDS encoding DUF481 domain-containing protein, which translates into the protein MIKPFFCIAIMLFGTQTAISAQSQSDHSSTTDKYTIDIGVFYANSDSNMAVTNPKNGGIFLIDFEDEFLLAEEQYLPYFEFTYEFNQRHKLFIDWKSLDREANNNSISQDFILEDIDGQDYLIETGAALNTEFNIDILRIGYGYDIWQGSNYAVGVSVGLHTMFVEIEFQGNIGTCALDSSLTSQCSNVVATPNVVDYSVTAPLPNLGVYGSYEFYPDLTFSAHAQYFTIKYDDVDGSLIDVRLGVEAKICDNWSLKLAYNYYDVDISIEKQRRINDNNIKTFDHNINYSFTGPMFAISYAF
- a CDS encoding LysR family transcriptional regulator, which produces MDTDLLKTFLEVSRTRHFGKAAENLYLTRSAVSFRIKQLENILGIELFERLRNNIQPTPAGERMLGHAEAVLNAWERAKQDITLNQQHNAQLTLSTGNNIWDSYFQGFLQPLHLCLEGVALRTDVLSTLVMNRQLIARTLDIAITFDPPKLDEVTLVKLAQVKLYLVSKQQNVNLTQTPNLPYVKVDWGTAFNITHAQDFTMLPIPVLHTSSARMALDFILNNGGCAFLPEALIQPLLDNRTLFYVNDAKCIRRHVYAAYWAENERLAYIEKAISILTLNESTD
- a CDS encoding GGDEF domain-containing protein, producing the protein MSNTLLQTAAANLKKAVPLMLKYKIPTTPTNYALWYAYVGEQNPLLNQELDTAVKQNQTYSPVTSELLYRKHVADPVELNVRDMRKNLDAMVCELSQSLKDTNLDTETFQTQIEKDFKKLNDLENQGFSLEQVIGVIRSIVKESSNIRSSTESFTEQLQKAQSEINILKTRLAESEKDMLFDALTNVLNRRAFDHDIEAQVSLSPAGTCLIIIDIDHFKVFNDTFGHQLGDLVLKTVAKRIQEACRDGIKLYRFGGEEFAIIVPSSQFRVARQLAEGIRRALEKLSVKDRRSDKVIDSITASFGVCEWKPKQNVSQLIEATDKLLYEAKRLGRNRVMPIAN
- a CDS encoding diacylglycerol kinase: MKPENNHGLKRVFRATGFSILGLKSAWKNEAAFRQETVLACLMLPVALLLNISSTERILLIMAVLIVLIVELLNSAIEAVVDRVGDEIHPLSGQAKDIASAAVFISLVLCAFTWGIIIWPLLS